CCTTTACCTCTGTATCATCAGAATATACTGCTGCATTTTTAAATAAATTGATAAAGACAATCACTAATAACGACTGAATTCCTCCTATGGTCAGGAAAGCATTTTCAGAGGTGTCCTCAGTGATAAGGAAATCCAGTTTAAGATCCGGATAACTTTTTTCTACCCCCTCAAAAGCTTCGAAAATAACTTCATCAATTCTCACTTCTTCATAAATACTCTGAATATTTTCTTTATCAAATTTTGTAAGCAGCAATAATGAATTGGTTAAATCTGATAATTGGTAAACATCTCGCTGTATTTGTTGCAGGGAAGACAGTGTTTCCGGGGAGTGTTCTTCAAACTTAATTAGATTTTCCAACTGAAAAGCCATTCTTGTGATAGGTGTTCTTATTTCGTGTGAGGCACTGGCCGTAAAGTCTTTTTGAGATTGAAATACATCATCAAGTCTTCCAATCATGGTATTAAATGATTTTGCAAGAACACTGATTTCATCACTGGAATTCTGAACAGGAATCTGAGTAGTCAGTTTATGAGCAGTCACTTCTGAAATCTCCTTATTCAGATCTTCCAAAGGCCTAAGAAATTTCTCCACAAAATAATAACTGAAAAAACCAATAAGAAGTGTACTCATCACATAAGCCGTAATCAAAAGATATTTAAGATAGCTTAATTTGGATTTACCGTTTGTATCGAGGGCGCTCGTAAGAATATAATAGTTTTCTCCATTAATATTCCTAAGCGCAGCATAAATCTCAGGAACTGTTTTTTCTGTATAAATGATTTTCTTTTTGTCAAGCTCTTTAAGCATTGCACTATCCCAGGTAACATTACGGTCTTTAATAGTACTATAGATAAGCTCTTTCTCTTCATTGAAAATTAAAATCTTTTCGTTCAAAAGAATATTATCTGAGTTTTCATTGAAAAAAACCGGAGCTTCTTCTTCAAAATCTTTAGACTTTGAGATAAAATGACTGGTAAATTCCAGTCGCTGCCTAAACCTTTCCTTAAATTCGTCTCTCCTAAAATCATTAAAAGATAAATAAATGACAGCCATCACCATTCCAAAGAGCAATGAAAAGGCGATACTGATCGTTAAGGCTATCTTTCTTTTTAAAGACATTTATTTATAATGGGCTTAGATAATATCCAAACCCTGAGCGGGTGTGAATCAACTTTATTTTAAAATCCTTATCAATCTTTTTTCTTAGAAAATTGATGTAAACTTCTACAGTATTGGTATTGGTATTAAAATTATGTTCCCACACATGTTCAGTGATCTGCTGTTTAGAAACAGTTCTTCCCTGCGCTTCTGCAAGATAAACCAGTAACTGAAATTCCTTTAAAGTAAGTGTGATTTCAATTCCACCACGGTACACTTTCTGTTCCGTTTTGTTGATAATAAGATCATCAACTCTCAAAATATCCTGATCCGAGGTATCTGATGGCATTTTTCTCCTTAGTAAGGAATTGATCCTTAAAAGCAGTTCTTCAAATTGAAAAGGTTTCACCAGGTAATCATCCGCAAGCCTGTTAAAGGCATCCTTTTTATCCGAGAGGTCTCCATAAGCTGAGATAATAATGATGGGGGTATTTTTATCAAAAGAACGAATGGTCTGGCAGACATCCAGTCCGTTTATCTTAGGAACATTGATATCTAGCAGATACAGATCATAGGTCTTGCCTTTAATCTGGCGAAGAAAGGTCTCACCGTCATAGATCTTATCACAGATAAAGTTATTTGATTCTAAAAATCTGCAAAGTTCCGCAGAAAGAATGAGATCATCTTCTAATAAAAGAATATTCATCAAAAATTATTTTACACGAATTTAACGAAAATTTTTAGGATTCTTCTTTTTATTGGTCTCAGTAAAAAAAATTAAGATATAATGTGGATAAAAATGAAAGTAATACAACGGATTTTATTTTAAGTACAATAATGTATGTATCATCTCCGTATATCTTATTGCCTTTATCATTATCACATTATTGTTAGAATTTGGGCAAAAAAAATTCCCGAAAGAAATTCGGGAGGTTCGAGAGCCAACTACGGGACTTGAACCCGTGACCTCTTCCTTACCAAGGAAGCACTCTACCGCTGAGCTAAGTCGGCATT
This genomic interval from Chryseobacterium joostei contains the following:
- a CDS encoding response regulator transcription factor translates to MNILLLEDDLILSAELCRFLESNNFICDKIYDGETFLRQIKGKTYDLYLLDINVPKINGLDVCQTIRSFDKNTPIIIISAYGDLSDKKDAFNRLADDYLVKPFQFEELLLRINSLLRRKMPSDTSDQDILRVDDLIINKTEQKVYRGGIEITLTLKEFQLLVYLAEAQGRTVSKQQITEHVWEHNFNTNTNTVEVYINFLRKKIDKDFKIKLIHTRSGFGYYLSPL
- a CDS encoding ATP-binding protein translates to MSLKRKIALTISIAFSLLFGMVMAVIYLSFNDFRRDEFKERFRQRLEFTSHFISKSKDFEEEAPVFFNENSDNILLNEKILIFNEEKELIYSTIKDRNVTWDSAMLKELDKKKIIYTEKTVPEIYAALRNINGENYYILTSALDTNGKSKLSYLKYLLITAYVMSTLLIGFFSYYFVEKFLRPLEDLNKEISEVTAHKLTTQIPVQNSSDEISVLAKSFNTMIGRLDDVFQSQKDFTASASHEIRTPITRMAFQLENLIKFEEHSPETLSSLQQIQRDVYQLSDLTNSLLLLTKFDKENIQSIYEEVRIDEVIFEAFEGVEKSYPDLKLDFLITEDTSENAFLTIGGIQSLLVIVFINLFKNAAVYSDDTEVKVLITETNENLSVEVISHGDTISEEEQTKLFEAFTRGNNAQNISGSGLGLRIVKRILEYHDAEIIYSSPSAYMNKFTIIFKK